In a single window of the Candidatus Celerinatantimonas neptuna genome:
- the allB gene encoding Allantoinase produces MQHLLIKNATLVNEGRQYESDVRIQGERIESISTHLDAKPHEQLIDAQGLHLLPGVIDDQVHFREPGLTHKGNIHSESKAAVAGGITSFMEMPNVNPQTTSIAELEAKYQRAAGRAYANHSFYIGATNDNLDVIKSLDPNSACGVKIFMGASTGNMLVDNEQILGEIFANSPVLIATHCEDTPMIQALEQQYRQKYGDDIPMEMHAEIRSRQACYKSSSTAIELAKKHNARLHVLHLTTAEELNQFDPIHQLSELASANVTAEVCIHHLWFNKNDYARLGAQIKCNPAVKRPEDQKALQRAVNDDRIAIIATDHAPHTWEEKQNTYFKAPSGLPLVQHMLPALLELYHQGIFSLETIVRKTSHAVAERYQLKDRGYLREGYFADLTLVDLKQSQTVNDQNILYHCGWSPFNGQNFHSSIQTTLVNGQIVWDKGAVQCQPNGQRLIFNRS; encoded by the coding sequence ATGCAACATCTATTGATAAAGAACGCAACGCTTGTTAATGAAGGACGTCAATATGAAAGTGACGTTCGGATTCAGGGCGAACGCATCGAAAGCATCAGCACCCATCTGGATGCAAAACCTCACGAACAGCTCATTGATGCACAAGGATTACACTTGCTCCCGGGAGTTATCGATGATCAGGTGCATTTTCGAGAACCAGGACTGACCCATAAAGGAAATATCCACAGCGAATCAAAAGCAGCTGTTGCCGGTGGGATCACCAGCTTTATGGAAATGCCTAATGTAAACCCTCAGACAACCTCCATCGCGGAACTTGAAGCTAAGTATCAACGGGCTGCCGGTCGTGCCTACGCTAACCACAGCTTCTATATTGGTGCGACGAACGATAATCTAGATGTTATTAAGTCACTTGACCCTAACTCAGCATGCGGCGTTAAAATTTTTATGGGTGCCAGCACTGGCAATATGCTCGTCGATAATGAACAGATTCTTGGAGAGATTTTTGCCAACTCCCCAGTTCTTATTGCAACACATTGCGAAGATACGCCGATGATCCAAGCGCTTGAGCAACAATACCGACAGAAGTATGGCGATGATATTCCAATGGAAATGCATGCCGAGATCCGCAGTCGCCAAGCATGCTACAAATCATCATCAACCGCTATCGAATTAGCTAAAAAACATAATGCCCGCTTGCATGTCCTCCATTTAACAACCGCTGAAGAACTCAATCAGTTTGATCCTATTCACCAATTAAGCGAACTTGCCAGCGCAAATGTGACCGCCGAAGTCTGCATTCATCATTTATGGTTTAATAAAAATGACTATGCCCGCCTGGGAGCACAGATAAAATGTAATCCTGCGGTAAAACGACCAGAAGATCAGAAAGCCCTTCAGCGAGCAGTCAATGATGACCGTATTGCTATCATAGCAACCGATCATGCCCCTCATACATGGGAAGAAAAACAAAATACCTATTTTAAAGCCCCGTCAGGTCTACCTTTAGTTCAACACATGCTACCCGCATTACTTGAGCTCTATCATCAAGGGATATTCAGTCTTGAAACCATTGTACGCAAAACCTCACATGCTGTTGCTGAACGTTATCAGCTCAAAGACCGGGGATATTTAAGAGAAGGCTATTTTGCAGATTTAACATTAGTCGACCTAAAACAATCTCAGACAGTTAATGACCAAAATATCTTATATCATTGCGGTTGGTCACCATTTAACGGCCAAAACTTCCACTCCAGTATCCAGACAACACTCGTCAACGGGCAGATCGTGTGGGATAAAGGCGCAGTTCAATGTCAACCAAATGGACAAAGACTGATATTCAATCGAAGCTAA